TATTCCTGAAATATCTTCtcaaattaatgttttaaacttgaacaacaatttgttagatGTTGATCCGGATAGCAATATCCGGGTAATAAAGCTTCCGCCACTTATAACCCTTTTAAACTTAGCAAATTTAGTTAGATCGCTAAATTTGGAGCAAAAAACTTTCCTTACACATGTTTTGCATAATGCAAGGATAAATCGAACCTTTTATAAGTTCGTAGGTGGCGGAGCAGGTGTCGGCAAAAGTAGACTAATGTCAACCTTATTTCAGTCCCTATCCAAGGAGTATAATGGTAGAGTAGGATGCGACCCAACTTCTGTAAAAATTTTACTGTGTGCTCCCACATGAAAAGGTGCTTTCGGGATTGGAGGATCCACTCTTCATTCCATCTTCTCTCTTCCTGTAAATCAGGCTGGGTCCGCATTTAGAAGTTTAAGCCCTGATTTGTTGAATACACTTCGTTCAAGACTTATTGAtcttaaaattcttttaataGACGAAATTTCTTTGGTCGGTGCAACGATGTTTTCTCACTTGTACTCTCGCCTAAAGCAAATTTTTTACCTTTCGGAGGTATATCGGTTATCGTGTTCGGCGATCGTATGTGATCGCTGGATTTTTAAGCCCCGTCGCATGATCCATACAGCGCTATATTTGGATCGTATCTGTGGAGTCCTTCTAGGTTTTTTGAACTTACAGAGATAATGCGACAGCGAGATGACCAACCGTCTGATGATATTAGCTTGCTTAGATCTAGAATTTCCGATGAAAGTCGAATTCCAAATGACTCAATTCACCTTTTTACAAGTAATCAGGACACAAATCGGTACAATAGGGAGAAGCTTAACTCGATTCCCACTGCACAATTTCTCTCGGAAGCTTCGAAGAAAAGAAGAAATACAGTTTAATCggatttaatttttttatgacCGAATGCAGTAAGCATTAGCAAGTAACCCTAAGCACAAAGACGTTTAATTCCTTCACGAGCCAAGAGCGAAGTGAGCGAGTCAGAAAAGTGAGCGAGTGAGAAAAGTAAGGCAGTAATtcaaaaataccaaaaataattcaattataaaTACGGTATTTAGCAAGACTAATGCGAGTTtccaatcaaaatcaaatttacaaaatacCAACATTTCACCCGAGTACTCTAATCATTTACTCTGCATTCACTCATTCTATCCATTCCGCTTTGGTTTATATTTCAATCATTTCgcatacaacaaaaacaacgctTACCAATGCGCAATTCACTCTGTTGAAACCTTTTTGGCACGCCGAATTGCGACTTCGGCTTGttactatttaaataaacgAAAATTTTGAAAGTGTTCTTGCAGACCTCAAATGTGTGTACCAGAGAGCTGCAACGAGTCAAACATATTTGTTCATACTCGAGTACTGATTTTGATTCTCAGTGATTCTTTCGGTTTGATTCATGTATATGAATCGATCCATTTGCCTTCGACCAGCAACATTCAACACACTTTAAGTATTTAACAATCACCTCATACTTGATTTGCTTTTGCACGTTCACTATTGTAGGATACAACCGAAAATGATTCGCATTAATACTTGCATGATTGAAGCGTTTGAAAGAGTTCGGGTAGAACATCATACTAAATGAAAGCATTTACTCAAGTCATTTTGCACAGTCATTGCGTCATTGCATAGTTTGGTTAAACTTTtgtaaaaatggaaaacaattCAGCTGTATCCGATAAAATAAAGTGCGTAACATATACCTTAAGTGGTGTACGCAAAGGTCAAAGTATATTGGATGAGATAAAAGAATTTTGTGCATCGCTTGCTTTTtcaaaaaaggccaaaaatgAGCCATTATCACCCTTAACTCCAACTACAAGCTCAATATTTAACTTTGACTTAAATAGCCAGACGGATGCCTCAAGCGAATTTGATAATTTAGTTTTATCTACCTCAGACGACGCTTTTTTCCTTGTacaattaatacaaaattCGGGTTTACCAAAAATAGAAACTCCTGACGAGGAGGCCGAACCTAATGAGGAGTTTAGGGCACTAGCAATTACTGAAATATCTTCtcaaattaatgttttaaagttaaacaacaatttgttagatGTTGATCCGGATAGCAATATCCGGGTAATAAAGCTTCCGCCACTTATATCCCCTTTAAACTTAGCAAATTTAGTTAGATCTCTAAATTTGGAGCAAAAAACTTTCCTTACACATGTTTTGCATAATGCAAGGATAAATCGAACCTTTTATAAGTTCGTAGGTGGCGGAGCAGGTGTCGGCAAAAGTAGACTAATATCAACCTTATTTCAGTCCCTATCCAAGGAGTATAATGGTAGAGTAGGATGCGACCCAACTTCTGTAAAAATTTTACTGTGTGCTCCCACATGCAAAGGTGCTTTCGGGATTGGAGGATCCACTCTTCATTCCATCTTCTCTCTTCCTGTAAATCAGGCTGGGTCCGCATTTAGAAGTTTAAGCCCTGATTTGTTGAATACACTTCGTTCAAGACTTATTGAtcttaaaattcttttaataGACGAAATTTCTTTGGTCGGTGCAACGATGTTTTCTCACTTGTACTCTCGCCTAAAGCAAATTTTTTACCTTTCGGAGGTATATCGGTTATCGTGTTCGGCGATCGTATGTGATCGCTGGATTTTTAAGCCCCGTCGCATGATCCATACAGCGCTATATTTGGATCGTATCTGTGGAGTCCTTCTAGGTTTTTTGAACTCAGAGATAATGCGACAGCGAGATGACCAACCGTTTGCAATTGCACTTAATAACATAGCATCCGGCCAAATGACGTCTGATGATATTAGCTTGCTTAGATCTAGAATTTCCGATGAAAGTCAAATTCCAAATGACTCAATTCACCTTTTTACAAGTATTCAGGACACAGATCGGTACAATAGGAAGAAGCTTAACTCGATTCCCACTGCACAATTTCTCTCGGAAGCTTTAGACTCAGTTAAGTCCGCTCAAATAAGCTTAGAGCAGAGGAACAGTAAATCCAACATTCCAAACCTTCTTTGGATACAATTTTTAGATGCAAGCATAGGAGTAAATGTGCGTTCCAAGCGCAGACATTGTGAGGAGGCTCCATGGACGCCGATTTcgaaaattagtttttaaattaattctaaTCAGGCAACTACAATAGACCGAAATCAGTTTCCAGTCGTTCCTGCAGGAGCAATTACTATTCATAAAAGTCAAGGAGCTACGTACAGTAAAGTGGTCGTTCACACTAACTCCAGCATGCAGAGAGCTGCGCTGTAGCCTGTAGTAGAGCCACAAGTGCGGCAGGTCTTTTCAATATTGGACCTTTTGTTCCCCCAAGATCCACTCAGGATTCAGGCTCAGAAGCAGAGCTCCGAGCATTGCGTTCCACTAAGCTACTGAATACCCATTTCTATTATTTAATCAATAGTCCGAactttcatattttttccaTAATACGGAAAGTTTACACTGCCACATTAGCGAtgtttgttccgatcgtcTAATGCTTAGGGGTTCTCTTTTGCGCTTCGTTGAAGCATCAACGTACTCAAATGAAGTATATGAAATTCCTGGCTTTACCACAGCAGTGAGATTAGATTAGATTAATTTCGTAATTTTACGCGCCGTAATACCGTTATTTCGTAATACCACGTGCTGCTGCTTTTCGAAGAAGGtttgatttaaaatgtataatttgtaatataaaaacattGCATTGGCACATTGAAATTACCTTATGccgaaaaaaaagggcaaGCAAAAGTGCGAACAAGTGCAGTTTACCACACTGAAAAGGATccaacaattttaatgaaatgggCGGACAAGTGCGAGCACTTCATCACTGTTTTTATGCCACGATAATTTCTTCCCAAATGATATTGGGGTAAAATATCTGAAGAAAGGAACAATTCCAGATCGAAACCGTATGAAATATAATAGTTGCAATAATgatgaaataaattttaatgctGTAAGGTCGTCAGTGCCATAAAAACACGAAAACATtgtttcaaaaaatatatatatcttataaaaaaaaagtgatgaaaaacaaattcgAATTAAAATGCTGAGGAAAGAAAACTCAAATTTAAAACGAAAGATAATAAGGTGtccaaaaaaaaccaacattctcaaattgataaaattaattaaacgggaaataaaaaaaaatattggcGAAAATGcttcttaaagaaaaaaaagtcACAAATACAAGATGGAATGATTccgaaaaattgttttcttagAGCATATATTGCAGGTCCACTGCAACATATATGTTTTTTAGGGACtctaattatatttttttagtcCGTCGTCGTTTCAAAACCATTAGGGAAATGAATGAATCTGATAACTTGTGACGAAGTAGCTATAATAAAACATAACGTATAATGTATCAGTTGATATAATAGATGGATGGATTTACTTGTTTGCTTTAATAAAAGggtattttaaagaaatggaaatttatatttaactatttCGAGCACgaaacaaatataaaaggcGATTCCTTGACAAAgcttttttataaaaacattaatattGCTGAAAATATTGGGTTCAAAGAATGGGGTGTTGTTTATGATCAAGGAGGTATCATTACTTTAAGTCACCAATGAGAAACCTCACATTACCTTAAATAGTAACAAGTCTATAAGAAATAATTCTCTTAAAGCTAATTTTGAAACCCCTGACGGACGAGTTGACTTTGATGTCATCCGAGAGGTTTACGAATTAGATCAGGGATCAGTAACGAGAATGACTAAATTAACAAGGAGTCTCCTAAATCCAGCTAAATTTGAGCTAATGCGGGTAAGTTTGGCAACTCAGAAACTTAGTCACTCAGTTGCAGCGACAATTAAAACTTGTAACCAAAACAAGCAATTTCATCGAAATAGTCCCGAAGTAGCAGCCACTACTGCTGCTTTGTCTGAAGatttaatgatttaattgccTGTTATTACCTGACAGAAACCCCATAAAATGCGCATATCAAGTAAACGGaacttaataatttaaattaattacttaATAATATGGACAGGGTGGAAAATCAGAGAAAATTACAGCTActgaatataaataaacttttaagcCGATTACTCTTGAgcacttaatttaaattacatttcaattttcttcGAAGAAAAGATGAAATACAGTTTAATCGgacttaatttttttatgaCCGAATGCAGTAAGCATCAGCAAGTAACCCTAAGCACAAAGACGTTTAATTCTAGGGTTGTTGataatatatcaaaatatcaataaatcgatattttttctgtaaatgatatatttatatcgtGACATTTTTTTTGCCCTAATATCGGTattgcgatattttttttgattttttttttatatttttccttcgGTCACTATGATTGCGACGCTTTTACCGAGTACACGCGCACGTGacaaattacactgaaataaaaaacgggactgcaaaatgcaaactgTGCGAAAGGATAATAAAAACCAGTGGAAACACTTTAAACATGTCCTCGcaccttaaaaataaacattacgATGTTTTCGTAAAATGTGCGAAAAAGaaggtatgtacatatggcatatgtatgtatgtgtgtgtatgttcAGATTTCAGAAAGTTTCTACTGAAAATCGAAGAACAAACGCGTACATACACGTTGCTCAAACATagataaatttattttattcttagCTGTCAACAAACTTCGAAAATGTCCTCACGATAACCGAGTCGTTTAAGACTGCTGAGGCGTTTAAAGGTAAGTGTGTTTTAAACCtgttataattaaaaataaaaacgtatcTTCACTTTATTATAGATGATGGTTTCAAAACCAAAGAAATCACAGACGCAATCGTTTTATGATTTGTAAAGACAACATGCCAGTGCGGTGTGTAGAGAAGGAAGGATTACAAGGGCTCCTAAGAAATAACTAATTAACTTGTAAAAATGTGTGCCGCATTATAAAATGCCATGCAGATCTAAGGCAAGTAGTAAAGAAATTTTATGTATTATGATAGATcatcataaatttaaatctattttCAGATCACAACAATGATTGAGGATAAATACACTGGATGTGTAGGAACACTAACAGAGATTTTGAGTTCTGTGGAGGACGTAGCGTTCACCTGCGACGCTGTAACGATCCCAAACTCGACTCGCTCGTTTCTCACAATTACAGCTCATTTTCTACATGAAGAATCGCTGAATTCCATATGCCTTAAAGCTTCCAGAATGGATCAggttttgtttaaatttaaatattttgtgtttttcgtgtgttttgtgtttggtcGTCCATTGTTTGTCGTGTTTGTCTTGTGCTCTGTTGATATGTTActtgtttcttatttatttatcaaaaaacattttataacaTACTTTTTGTGTTAAATATAGTCGCATACCAGTGATTATATAACCACTTTATTGGAAGAGGCCTGCGCAGAGTTCGGTATTAACCGTTTTAAGTGTACCACTCTTACTACTGACAGCGCCAATAATATGAAGTGCGCTGCCAAACTTTTCTTGGGGAATGGAAAGCATGTGCCGTGCTTCGCGCATACAATTAACTTAGTTGTGGATGATTCCATTAAGGAAATTCAGTCCTTTTCcaatatttttgataaaattAAGCGAATCGTGATGCACTTTAAACATAGCACGGCCATGATGGACCTACTGAGAAAGGCGCAAGCGGATGAGGGCACTCCggaagggaaaataaaaaccctaGTCCAAAACATAGAGACCCGGTGGAACTCGTGTCTGGATATGATGCAAGCGTTCCTCAACCTAGCGAACAAAGTCGcagtaattttaattaataaatctGAACACGCTAAGGGACTTCCCGAAATGTTGAATTCATCAGAAATTACTATATGGTATGTAGGGACCTATGTAGTCTCCTTCAGCCATTTAAAGCAGCCACGGAACAAATAAGTGGAGAGCAGTATGTGACTGTTAGCTTGGTAATTCTGATAGCTTTGATATCgaatcaaatacaaaaattaaacatggaGACAGAAGACGGAAAGCGCGCCAAGGAGGCGTTTGTACGGATTTCCAATAAAAGATTTCAGTCGTATCACCAAAACAAAATCTTGGTCAAATCGTCGTTTCTAGATCCTAGATTTAAGAAAATGTACCTAGCACCAATGATGGTGAAGGAGGCGgtgtttgaaattaataatGAGAACACAATGTCTGCCCAAGAAAGACGGGTATGTCATCAAGCTAAAATTTTGcttagtaataataataataagtaataCTAATAAGAAATAACTAATTAACTTGTAAATGTAATCAGTttaacataatatatatataacatttcAAATTTTGTATACAATTAGAAATACAGATACtaattatttaaacttttaCAGATTTCTGAAGTCGACAGCTCTAAGGATTTGGGGGACTTCATGAGCTGCCATAACAGCTCCATTGCAAAAGAGTTGGACGATCAGAACATGGAGAGCAAGGAGCTTAAACTATATTTTAGCTTTCCTCAAGCTGCTTGGGAAAGCAATCCAATTGAAGTATGGAAAGGCCACAAGGCAACAATGCCGGGCCTTTACCGCTTGGCCATGAGATACTTAATAACTCCGGGAAGCTCAGTGCCTTCAGAGCGGTTGGCGTCCGCCATAAAATGGGTAGTGTGCGACGCACGAAGCCGGATGACGGCTTAAAAACGAGTGTTTTTAAAATCTCTAAACTCTAAGTTTTGGCATTAACATATGAAATGTATTATTATCTGTAAAATTATccgtattattattattatgatctGTATAAGAAATCCATGAATTGAAGTTATGATATAATaagtttaaatgaaaatatgaaatgaaatatggAAATCAAGTTAATAAGAAACTTATATGTTTATTGTGCGaggaaaaaaattttatttgaaaaaaaaatatcaaaaatatcaatatatcgatatttttttgtgatattttaaatattatcatcattttgttttgataaaaaaatataatcgatacgatatttttttaatatcacGACATCCCTATTTAATTCCTTCACGAGCCAAAAGCGAAGTGAGCGAGTCAGGAAAGTGAGCTAGGTAGGGAAGTGAGCGAGTGAGAAAACTAAGGCAGTAATtcaaaaataccaaaaataattcaattataaGACTTATGCGAGTTtccaatcaaaatcaaatttacaaaatacCAACATTTCACCCGAGTACTCTAATCATTTACTCAGCATTCACTCATTCTATCCATTCCGCTTTGGTTTATATTTCAATCATTTCgcatacaacaaaaacaacgctTACCAATGCGCAATTCACTCTGTTGAAACCTTTTTGGCACGCCGAATTGCGACTTCGGCTTGttactatttaaataaacgAAAATTTTGAGTGTTCTTGCAGACCTCAAATGTGTGTACCAGAGAGCTGCAACGAGTCAAACATATTTGTTCATACTCGAGTACTGATTTGGATTCTCAGTGATTCTTTCGGTTTGATTcatgtatgttttttttttgccataaaTTAATATCTCGCAAAATATTTGAGATACGATGATAATTTTCTTTCTAGTCTTATATACACCTTTAAAattacgagggtcgtttgataagtccgtgactttttgtatttgccgcaactgctctaaatacaacactgctctgtcagcagttatcgattaacagctgactgtaaaattttgagaaagctgcgttttttggtttgcgttttataggcattgaaagcagacgatctcgtgaattttaacgaaaatggaaaaaagtgaatttcgtgtgctaattaagcattattttttgcgtaaaaatccatcaccgaaaccaaggaaagacttgataaatattatggggactctgcaccatcaatttcaatggttaagaaatggtttactgagttccgttgtggtcgtaccagtacaagtgatgccgaacgttcaggtcgcccaaaagaggtcgtcatgccagaaatcgtcgacaaaatccatggaatgatattggatgatcggagaatgaaagtgcgtgaggtagctgaggctgtaggcatctcaactgaacgggtacatcacattttacatgaatatttggacatgaaaaagctttccgcgcgatgggtgccgcgattgctcacacacgaccataagcgcaaccgtgtgaccatttcaaaggatgtttggcgatgttcaaccgcaatccaaacgaatttttgcgccgtttcgttaccgtagacgaacatggatccaccacacaCCAGAGAcaagaacaatcaagacagtggttttccgggtgaacgtgcaccaaagaagccaaggtgggtctgtcggccacaagtcatggccacagttttttggatgcaccttgaaaagggtaaaacgataccggcgaatattattcagagcttttggacagattcgatattgatttgaagcagaaacgacgcatttggcgaaaaaaaaatgctgttccatcaggacaatgcacggtgcacacgtgtgtagtcagcatggcaaaatttcataaattgggctacgaacttctacccatccagcatattctccagatttagcccctgtgactatttttgtttccaaacatgaagaaatggctcgcggtaagagattcggtcaaatgaagagtcatcacagaaacaaacgactattttgagggcttGAGAAACTATTattggaaggaataaaaaattgaaaaacgctggactaaatgtatagagctaaagggattatgttgagaaataaaacgcttcttgacgaaaaaatatattttattcaaaaagtcacgaCTATCAACGACCTCGTAGATTCTTTTACAGAGGACGCAGAAGGTATTTTTATTATAGGTAGGAGATTTTTAGATATTCGTAGCTTTTATAATGCGCCCAGCTCTAGGTATTTGATTAGCAAGTGGGAATATGGCACTCGATTTAGAAAAAATAAGAATACTAATATGGTTAGGAAAGCAATAGCGATGCCATATAAGAGCCAAATATTGCTAGttgcattttacatttttcttagGGTCTACATTCTCCCGTTGctaattttattaaacattttttttttggaggtGTTTAGTCCGTAGGCGTATTTTTCAATATGAATCGGGCATACCTTAAATGATGGCGTTTTAGCTGCCTTAGTTCGATGACCcaaaaaaatcgtatttaATTGAAGTATAACAAGAAgaacaaattaaatacaatat
This portion of the Drosophila santomea strain STO CAGO 1482 chromosome 3L, Prin_Dsan_1.1, whole genome shotgun sequence genome encodes:
- the LOC122756443 gene encoding zinc finger BED domain-containing protein 4-like, with the protein product MHFKHSTAMMDLLRKAQADEGTPEGKIKTLVQNIETRWNSCLDMMQAFLNLANKVAPFKAATEQISGEQYVTVSLVILIALISNQIQKLNMETEDGKRAKEAFVRISNKRFQSYHQNKILVKSSFLDPRFKKMYLAPMMVKEAVFEINNENTMSAQERRISEVDSSKDLGDFMSCHNSSIAKELDDQNMESKELKLYFSFPQAAWESNPIEVWKGHKATMPGLYRLAMRYLITPGSSVPSERLASAIKWVVCDARSRMTA